cCATCTAATACAACACAAACTGATTTCTCCCTTCATTTTCTCTAAAGCTAGCTATGGGTTCCTCATCAACTACTCAATTTGGGCATCATCACCAAACGCCAGCAAAAGAATGTGGCCCCATAATTCCGGCCACCAAAAGCCCTTGGTTTTCATCCTCACTGAGATCTTCGTATTTTCCCGATGATTCGCCTCTCAGCCCCGCAACTCCGTTCCGATTCTCAGGTGTACCATTTTCTTGGGAACAGTTACCAGGGATCCCAAAGAAGCTACATAACCACAACAACAGAAAAGAGTCCATGAAGTTGCTGCCATTGCCTCCCCCGACTACCCCACGAACCTCCTCAAAAACCTACAGCTTCGAAGATATGTTAAGCAGGAAAAAGGCATCCGCCGGCGCTTCAGAGAGTTTCCGGCGGATGGACCCATTTTTCGCGGCGTTGGTTGAGTGTTCCAAGGAAGACCGTGATGGTGACGAAGAAACTGCAAGAAATCTGTGGACCGGAGCTAAGGTAACAAGAAGTATGAGTGACAGGTTGGGGTTTATTAATCTTTACACTTCTTGTAAAAGAAGTTGCGCAGTTTCGGAATCAATAGTGTATCTCCCAAGGTCTCGAAGAAGTGCTGATTATGGCTTAATTAGTAATCGTCGTCCTCTTTAAGTTCACCCCCATCAATTATCACTTCGCAATAGTGGGGTTGTGATCATATGGTGTTAAATAAGATAAGAAGTTTGATTCCTTTTACTTTCTTCTGTTTtctttgaagatgaagacaagggaTGATGTCTTCAAGACTAAAAGTCAtttgtaatataatatttaatggaGAGACGAAATTAGACGTGAGTGTATTTGTATCGTTGCCTGTGTTATTTCTTCATATTCGACTTATACTACTTATCTTGTTGTTTAGGGTTCTATTTACATTGCTTTAACCAAGGACTAGGGGTGTTagtcataaaataataatatccaTGGGTTTGCTGTACATCATGTGATGCTTATGGAGAATATGAGTGAAGATTACATTACCCCATGTGGGAGCAAAGCTCCATAGGAGGACAAGCATAGAAAAAGACAGATCTTCACGAAATTTAACTCATTATAATACTGGTTTCTGTATTGGGATGGACCCTTTAACATCTTACTCATTGCCATACTGCTAATTCTTCATTAATGCATAGCAAATTTACTATCctaaaaaattatgatttgattatttttattcccATCTCtccaatataattttttaagaaaagacTATTGTGTAAAGATTCACTCGAATCCAATctcaaataaacaaacaaataacaaTCTAAATAATTCCAATGCTTTACTTGATCAAGtagaaaatcaaatataaatcataaaatttatttggtaTTTACTGAAAATTAAGTGTTATATTGTTTGATAaatccaaattttgaaaattatatatttaaaaataatgtacTTTAACAAtatctaaactaataataataaaggtaAGTAATTAGATTATTATgatctgattttttttatttaaaggataatataatgttaaagtaaaatataaattaatccaaaattttaatattggttataaaaaattaaactactggattgaatttttttaaaaaattaaattatgaaacaAGCCCCTtaggaaaaatgtgaaattaaatattaaaaaaaaacaataaaacaatgTTTTAAAGAGGATACATTCACTTATTAACGAGTATGCCAGGTGCCATTAATTGTCTTTTGCTAATTTCGCTTTCTACTTGAGGACAGAATTATCATTTTTTAACCATTTCCTTTGTTTTTCTGAAAGCAATATTGTAACCATTTCCAATGTCATTATACAGGGaccatgtttaaaataaatacttGGTGAAAATAAGTtggattaattatttaattagctCCGGACTTATTTCTGATTTTAAGTTTGGTacttaaaaaagaaaatgttgtCAAAGGACGAgtgttgttattttattctcCGTTACTTGCTGGTtactttaaaatgaaaaattgcaaTTTATCCttcttaaaatcattaaatttatatataataaaattacattttgtctcaaaaaagatgaaaaagtttAGTTCTTTTCGGAAATGatgaaatatatgataaaattatattttcacctctcaaaatttttatactttaattctgactcttctaaaaattctttttaaTTCACCTCTTTTTTAAAAGTGGTACTGATTAATTTGGTTTATATTGAAtctaattttcattaaaaaaataatttttaatttaatttctaagtataaatataaatgttttttaatttaaaaaaattaataaaataaaatcttaaatcaATCTCAACCAAcatggataaaatatataaaaatgattgGAGTCTACTAAAGCCATAAACAAAATCTACAACAATTTAtagatatattatataaataatgagGAAAAGCTGGTGAATTGATCACAAATATTGGCCATAAATTCAAGTTGAAAGGCTAGAAAGGAAAACCCAAAGCAAAAAAGATAAGGGAAATCGGTGttatattttaatgtattattaaaGAGAGGATGGGGAGCATAAAATATCCTTTTTGTATGGATTGGTTTCAATAATATCATTATCTATCTGTAAGTTAATTATTTAGGGGACTTCACTTGTAATtgattttattactaaatgaaaATATCTCATCACATtaggataaaaaaaattcatttaaatgttttctttttatgttatatgattgacaatttgtattattatttattgagTGCAAGTGTTAGAACTCCTCCATTGATACTTTGAGCAATACTGCAATGTTAGAACAATATTAATGTTATTTGGAGATTTCTTTTTTAGTAAATATTGGTGAAAAACTAAATTGACTTGTTGGACTTGTTGCTCTTGAAATTCATCTTGCAACAATGGTCTTTATAAACTTATGTTGTAAAGTTTAACCGATAAACAAACCAGATTAAGATTATTTATGCAATTcgaattaataattttatctttattctgTAATTCACTAAACAATTTCTCATAACAACTAATGATTTAAACTCTATCTATCAAACACTGGTAAGGATAAAAACAATCTCATTATTGTACACTTATTTTCACTCACTCTTTCCAAATATCATCATTTACAAAGTGAATAAACTTTCCAATAAATACTTAAAAGATAACAAAGTGAATCAACTTAGGAAAATGTTTCTCGCTATGAACAACTATAGCTCTCAAAATGATCACTGTCTAAGGTGTGGACGACAACATTGTATAAGCAAAGCAATCAACATTTAAACAATAGATGTatctttttattgatttctattttgaatttgaataatatgagttatTAAAGCTATCAATCCACATGCGGATCAATTTGACTCTTTATCATTAGCTAATACAGTTTTATCGAAATTGAACTCTTTTAAATTTACATATAAGTAACTTTAAAGTCGTTCGAGATTAACTTTGTGAATTATTCCTTTAAATAATAGCTAATAATTTCTTATTACaaagtatatttatttttgtcCAAGCTCTATCAAAGAAGCAAATTATAAACTCCAATAATTCAAAGAATCTactaaacattatatcattttttaTGGTAAAATACATTGCATTCTTAATAAAATATGCGTGTTCGAGCTCTAGAGATGACTTTATTTGAAAGTACAACCACAAACCCTAGAAAATAAAATTGGAGAGCATAAAATCAATTCattctattagtgcatgttgagaTCTTTCTACTCATTTGTAAGAGATATTTCAACCTTCAGTAGGAAGGCGTTTGTATGCAAGAGAACTTGCTAAAATCCACTTGGTATATAATGTCAAGACTGTAGTAATCTTAGGATTGGTTGGCTTGTAATTGTTTGTTCTACTGTTGGCTTAGTAGTTGATTATATTCTTTAGGTGAGGTGCTAGAAAAATAGATCTGGTCCTTAACTACATAACCAATTCTTGTGTGTTTATCTTtctcatatttacatttttgttttgaaatgtcaTTAATAGTATTACAACACTTCGAACAACATCTAAGATGCCAATGAACAAAAACTTTGCCACTCCAATTATGGTCATCAACTATGCATTATTTATTAAGGCAAAATATTATGTTGAAGCTAAGTGGCACTCAGCAGTGTCCACTGCAGACTGCCACTGAGGCAATTAAATTACTAGTCTTATTTGAGTTGACAATTTAATGAAAGAAACACTTATTACAGTTTTAATTACTACAATCTATCAACTAATCACAATAACTGAGCAGAAACACTTACAAGTTTGACATCGGAGACTCGATCttttttaaaatcgattttcAAGATTACTCAGATAGCTTATTTTCATTTAAACAACTTTTAACGCAACATAAGAACACAAAACACAGCTCAAGTGTtttaacctggctctgataccactaaatgtaacacctcatacccgacCTAGACAACAAGGCCAAATCTAGAAAATTACCTCGAGTTTCTCAATTCACAATatctaaaatttagtttttaagcaAAACTAGCAGAGAATAGCAATTGTAGAATATAATATGTCACTTATAACCTTAAAACATTTCATGTCTCGAAATTActgaaattattgaaaataagcTAACGAGGCTAATAACAACAAAACAGGTAAGAAGAATGACTGAGCTCACGATCCGCTAAACTGATCAAGCCTATGGTTTACCTGTAATTTAGTCAGTAGAAGAAATAAGTTAATAATTCTATTGAGAAATAACTATATATTCagaaattttagattaaaaccgGTTAAGTCCCAATAACTGATTTCAAAATCAGTTCCAGGAGGCAAACCATTCAGTTTAACAGATCATAGCAGTTTAGACAGATAGTAAGTTAGGCTATTCTCAGGGACAAAACAAATCAGAATATATacagtttttctatttctcacctgctacacaccatctccaactAACCCAACACGCCAATTAGAGTATTAAATACACGTTCAACCTTACACACCACACAATGTCGGTATGACACGTTTCGATAATTAAAAATTAGCTGCCATATCGAAATACAAATACCAGTGGTTTAACCACTGTCTCATAATAGAATACTTCCTCATTTACTCGATCCCACTCGATGCAGATGCAGATTCAAATAACATTTAATACAGAGTCGTACACGACTACTTAGATACAGTTAATGTCCATATCGAATAGTTCAATATCAGTAACAGTTACCATATGCAATATAGAATAGATATCTCAATATTCAATCTCAGATCACAAAATCATAACTTATACAGTTTAATTCAATACATACAGACCCTACAGAAGGTCTGCATTCGTTTCAAATGATGCATACTGTCCGAgggtgtagcgacgtaaaaattttagctttggtcgctaattgtggcgatttagtgaaaactcgaaaactgaagtttgattttttaaaaaaatgggagtcgccaccaatcttttctcCTAGGTATGATCGGACACCTCATAAATCATCTTTTTTTGGAaagacatttatttttttttaaaaatgagggccaaatttaggtctacgtgaaaatccaaagaaaaattagggttcgggagtcggttacgcgcgaggaaggtattagcaccctcgcgacgtccaaaattggtatcttataaacacgtgttgtcttgattttcaaaaacaCAAGTTCAATATAAGATTTAATCGCGATCCGATTGAAAAGacaagaatttttaatttttttaattttttgagaaggatataccgttttaacacgagtcgattgatgttcatccaacatagcgatgaaatcgacgaCTTGGTGTTAAACCGATATGTTGCCTCATGCATTGAAATTAATTGGAAAACAAGAATaagattttcgaaataatgcaaagcaagttgatatgaaataaaaataaacaaaagacaGAAATGCATTGAAGCAAGTAACGAATATGACAATAATATTATAAACGATAAAGATATAATGTAATACTAGAATTGAACATGAAATGAAAACAATgaatgtatatacataataataatattaagaacacatacgtaaaataatatatatatatacacgaatAAAATAGTGTAGAagtatatactataattaaaGCATAACTTgcaatgttaaaatatatacataatatatacatgaataaaatGAACATTAAAAAATGTACATACGTGACATATAGGAGACATATAAACATAATAACATTGAGATAAAATGATAAGTGATAATAGTGAAAATCAtgggtataataataaatataatgatatacgaaaataatactatatgtgaaatgtgtatccaagaagaatgaaatatatgtacataaggtcgtataaaaatatataacaataaTACTAGAGTGTATACATAATATGTATGAAAACATaatatagtattagaaatatatacaTGGGATAATATGGAAATATGTACATAGagtaatatatacaaaaatataactaataatatttaaaataataatagggATATTAAAAATACTtagtatataatatttaaaatatatacataatacaaaaacatatataacgtaatattaaaatataaatacaatacgtacattttaaaactaaataataataataataactattgATGATACttcacaaatatatacatattaaaaatatacataatgatatataaagtataatattaaaaacacatgtacataatatatgaaaaaaatatacacatataatactaaaatatttatgtaatgtATACATATGAGAATAAAAAacactagtaataatattacataaatatatacaaaaatatattaagTACATAGACACATgcatacataataaaatatacattactacatataataaatacaaaaaaataagtatgtaaagattataattaataataataaataacaggaaatgaaacaaaataaatttgaaaataaggcAGTAAATTGACAAAAAGGGCTAAATCGAACTTAAAACAACATTTTGGGgcgaaattagaaataaaatagcaGGAAAGGACTATCTTGAACACGCGTGGAAACAATGGGGGCCAAAAACACAATATtccctgtaacaccccctacccgtattcattgccggaatagggtacgaggcattaccggagtttactgaacattttcagataattttgagtcatttattattcatattttgaaataatcataacgtctctctattgggctctcgaagtccaaaacatacattagaaaccaactgGAATAAAATCAAGATCATAAAAATTTTCGCaaaatattttcatctaagtacttaccatttcaatgctccttataattaaacatgttaccattcaatcaatagcttgacccttgtctaagcgtcaaacaacaacattattagtatacttgcacatatttcatataaattcaacattaatatacctattttctcaacttatcacacttgaatttaataatagtctcaacttacataatttccttgtatcaacatatcaaagataattatatatgtacatgtcacaaaatatattattctcttactgtttcttcataagcatatatcattcatttcattatgtcaatatttcatgcaccatcatttccttatatcttgtatatatttatttcggtaatagttcgtattaaacttaacataaattaaattccatgtacccatacttatttcatttatctatcttcttaattatttcatacaactattttgtacatatatttccatatgacaaattcctgtaaacatttcacacaaccatttcatataaccattccatcttatacatattacctgaatatcgattgttcaatagatatcttggcgtttctcttcctcggtcttatttatcttcgacatgatgtcatagtatctttcaactatggttttactcgttttctgtcatgttgccatggtatctttcaaccatggtcttattcattttcccgtcatgttgccatggtatctttcaaccatggtcttactcatttcatgtcaggttgccatggtatctttcaaccatggtcttattcattttcccgtcatgttgccatggtatctttcaaccatggtcttactcatttcatgtcacgttgccatggtatctttcaaccacggtcttattcatttcatatcacgttgccatggtatctttcaaccacggtcttacacatttcatatcaagttgccatggtatctttcaaccatggtcctaCACATtccatatcacgttgccatgatatctttcaaccatggtcttacacatttcatatcaggttgccatggtatctttcaaccatggtcttacacattctatatcagagagcacactcccacaaacctcatccttacagtgggattaccagtccaggctaaatcccctgtaatataaactcatagagtattgtcgggattaccagcccaggctaaatcccctgcaacgacaattactctaatgagcttggatctgaattaacagtccaggctaaattcagaccctaattcggattacccgtccgggctaaatccatttccacatattcttcgggagggctatatcaggataggatcacccgtccgggctagaacctttttatcgtcaattccttttcagagatccatcgaattttccttccattcaaccgtgatttttttccccttttttttcaaatatatcaatgtttcataaattttccatataatgaacattcaaatcatattcatataaaaaacatgcattttaagcatttaagaatataattcaagttacacgaacttacttagcgaaattgcagaaatatcaagattaaggggcattttggtaatttaccattttcccaattttcacccgatcttaaattgaaaatttcattcaatttattaatttagataataaaaaaattcattcccttcaatttggtaatttttgatatttttacaaaattaccccctgaagttttacttttattcaattcagtccttaaacctaaaacatgcaaattagccatgctagctggatattcatatatattttcctcctcctcctctccattccacatccttaatgtatataacacacttgtaagtaacattatccataatctttattatttacttttatgaatattcaagctgtccatctgtgtcatagtcactaaattatttatatttgaagctatataactccaaattaatatctgataattttccctgaaactagactcatatatattctgaccataaaatttttagaatttttggtttagccaataagtacagtttattctttaaagttacccatgttctgctgtctaacagttccgactcttctttacta
The sequence above is drawn from the Gossypium hirsutum isolate 1008001.06 chromosome A05, Gossypium_hirsutum_v2.1, whole genome shotgun sequence genome and encodes:
- the LOC107957474 gene encoding uncharacterized protein, with product MGSSSTTQFGHHHQTPAKECGPIIPATKSPWFSSSLRSSYFPDDSPLSPATPFRFSGVPFSWEQLPGIPKKLHNHNNRKESMKLLPLPPPTTPRTSSKTYSFEDMLSRKKASAGASESFRRMDPFFAALVECSKEDRDGDEETARNLWTGAKVTRSMSDRLGFINLYTSCKRSCAVSESIVYLPRSRRSADYGLISNRRPL